AGCGGCGGCCTTTATCTCTTGTGCGTCGCGCGTCGCCGTAAGCAGCAGCGGGACGCCGCCGGCGGCGCGCACGCAGGAGACGATCTTTTCCGTCAGCACCGAGAGGAGCCAGAAATAGTCGAACTCTTCCTTATCTATATTTACGGGTGTGATTTCCGAATAGCTGTGTTTGAATGGCGATGTCGGGATTCCGATCAGCGGTCTCATCTTTTCTCCGTCCTCTCCGGTCATGGGGGATCTATCCGCGCCGCGGACTAACGGCAGGGGCGCATGTTTCTGCCGATGCAGTAATATTCAAATCCGAGGGCTCTCATCTTATCGGGGTCGCAGATGTTGCGGCCGTCAAAGACGATCTTTCGCTTCATCAGCTTTCCGAGCTTTTCCCAGTCGGCCTCTCTGAACTGCCGCCACTCGGTGACGATCACGGCGCAGTCCGCACCGTCGACCAGAGATTCGATATCGCCGGCATATCCGACGTTCTCCGGCAGCAGTTTACGTGCCTCGTCCATCGCGATCGGGTCGTAGGCGCGCACGGCGGCGCCGCAGTTGAGCAGGCCGCGGATCAGCGCGATCGAAGGCGCTTCGCGCATGTCGTTCGTCTGCGGTTTGAATGCGAGTCCCATGATCGCCGCCTCGATATCCTCCATATCCTCGCCGAAGCGCTCGCGCATCATTATGTGGAGCTGCTCCTTCTGCTTGCGGTTCACCTTGCTGACGGCGGAGGCCATCGTCATATCCAGCCCCTGTCCCTCGCCGATGTAGCAGAGCGCCTTGACGTCCTTCGGGAAGCAGGAGCCTCCGTAACCGCAGCCCGCGTTGAGGAAATATTCGCCGATGCGGCGGTCCGAGGCCATTCCCTTCTTAACGGAGAGGACGTCGGCCCCCACCTTGTCGCATAGCTGCGCGATCTCGTTCATGAAGCTGATGCGCGCCGCCAGCATGGTGTTCGCGGCGTACTTCGTTATCTCGGCGGAGGCCGGGTCCATGAAGATGATCCTCTCTTCGCTGACGAAAGGCAGGTAGAGCTCGCGCATCACCGCGCGCGCCTCGTCGGAGGCGGCGCCGATCACGACGCGGTCCGGGTGCAGGCAGTCCTCTATCGCCATCCCCTCTTTGAGGAATTCCGGGTTTGAAAGTATCTCGAGGTTGATCTTTTCCATGCCGCGCCCGCGCAGATGGCTCTTGATGCGTTTGCAGAGCAGCGTGCCGGTGCCGACGGGGACCGTTGACTTGACGACGATATAGCAGGAGTGCGAAAGCTCCGAGCCGATGTCGTCGATGGCGGCGAGCACCTGCGCGAGGTCCGCCCTTCCGTCGTCCGCCGGCGGCGTGCCGACGGCGATGAAACAGAGCTGCGTCCCCTCGAGGCCGTCTTTTATTTTAGTGGAAAAGGAGAGGCGTCCCTCGCGCTGGTTCCTCTCGATCAGTTCGTCGAGCCCCGGTTCGTATATCGGGCTGATCCCGTTCCTGAGTTTGCCTATCCGCTCTTCGTCGATATCGACGCAGCAGACGGTATGTCCGTTCTCCGCGAAACAGGTGCCGGTGACGAGTCCGACATATCCCGTTCCAACAACACAAATTTTCATCTATTTATTTCTCCTTTTAACTCTTGATAGCGAGCATCGTTATACCCGCGAGGATGAAGGCCATGCCTCCGATCCGCATCAGGGTGATCTTTTCATGGAATATAAAAAAGCCGATCGCGAGCAGCAGCAGATAGACTATGCCCGACATCAGCGGATAGGCGAGAGTCAGCTCGGCGCGGGAGAGCGCCGCCGCCATGAAGAAGAAGGATATTCCGAAGAGGCCGAGCCCGATCACGATCCAGGGGTTTAGCGCGATCTTCAGAAAGGCGCCGACGACGCCGGAGGAGACCATATCGCTGTCTCCGCCGTAGGCGTGCTTCATGACCGTGCTGCCGAGGGCGTTTGTTCCCGCCGAGGCGAGTATCAGAAAAAGCGTTATCTTATCAAGCATCTTATCTATTCCTTCGCAGCGCTCCGCGCTGACAATTTAGATTACCATATGAAGCAAGCGTGCGGATGCGCTTATAGCTGCACCGCGAGCGTGCCCGCGCGTCCCGTGAGGGTCCCGATCATTATCTCGCCGCGCGGCAGCGGCGCCTCCCGCGCGTATTCGCCGAGCGTGCGGAACTCGACGCCCAACGCCTTCGCCATGTTGAGGAAGTTTTCAAAGACGGTGAGCTTTGAGATCCCCTCCATCTCCGCGTGGACGGTGAGCACGTTCCAATCTTTATCCATCCCGTCAAGCCACGCTTTGGGGATGGTCACGTCGTTGATGCCGGGCAGGCCGTATATCTCGTCCATCGTCGGCAGCGTCGTCGGTATCTGCGGCACGCCGTATTCGACGCCCTCGAATACCGGCATGAAGGGGGCGTATCCGCGAACGTCGCTCGCATAGGCGAGGCCGAGCTCCTGCTCCGCCTCAAGGACGGCGTGCGAGACCTGCCAGCCGGGGGCGGCGATCTCCGCCGGGCCGCGTCCGCAGATCTCCCTATAGAGGGCCTCCGCCCTTTTGTAGAGCGCAAGATATTCCTCTTTCGATATTTTGCCGAGGCAATCCTGCACGTAGACGTGATCCCAGGCGTGGACGCCGACCTCGTGTCCCTCTTCCGAGGCGCGGCGCACGATGCCGGGGTCGGCGGGGACTATCAGCGGCGCGGGCAGCAGCGTGCCGTACATGAGCGTCTTCAGTCCGTAGGTCGACGGAGCCTTGGTGCGCATCATCTTGGAGATGAAGCCGGGACGGAAGATGCGCCGTATCGCCTTGCCGGAGTTGTCCGGCCCGAAGGAAAAAAAGATACTGGCCCTTATCCCCGTTTTCTTGAACAGGGCGAGCATGCGCGGCACACCCTCCAGGTAGCCGCGCAGCGTGTCGACGTCGACCTTAACGGCGAGCCGCGTCATTATTATCTGGCCTCGTTTTCGGCATACCACTCTATCGTTTTATTAAGCATCTCGCGCATACCGGTCTTCGGCTTCCAGCCGAGCTTCATCTCCATCTTTTTGACGGAGGGCAGGCGGTTCTGCATGTCGTCGTAGCTCTTGCCGTAGTAGGCCGAGGCGGGGATGATCTCCAGCTCCGTGGCCTCCGCGGCTTCGCGGAATTTCGGAAACTTTTTCGCCTCGTCGATGAGGAGTTCGGCGAGCTCTTTCACCGAATAGTTGTTGGCCGGGTTGCCGATGTTGAATATCTCGCTGTCGGCCTTATTGCCCTCATTTCTGATGATCGCCGTCAGCCCTTCGATGCCGTCGCCGATCCAGGTGAAGCTGCGGCGCTGTTCGCCGCCGTTTACCAGCGATATCTTGCGCCGGTAGATGATGTCGTAGAGCATCTGCGTGACGGAGCGCGCCTGGCGTTCCTCGGCGTCCTTGAAGGTGTCGAGCCGCGGGCCGACCCAGTTGAAGGGGCGGAATAGCGTATACTGCAGATCCTGTTCCTGCCCGTAAGCCATTATCATGCGGTCCATCATCTGTTTGGAGCAGCTGTATATCCAGCGCATCTTGACGATGGGGCCGGTGGTGAGCGGGCTTTCGTCCTCCTTGAGCTCCGCGTCGCCGCTCATTCCGTAGACCTCCGAAGTCGAAGGGAAGATTATCCGCTTGCCGTGCTTTGCGCAGAGGCGTACCATTTTGAGATTCTGCTCGAAGTCAAGCTCGAAGGTCCAGACCGGCTTCTTGATGTAATAGGCCGGTTTTGCGATCCCCGCCAGCGGAATGACGGCGTCGGCCTTTATCACTTCGGCTTCAAGCACCTCGTTGTCCTTGAAGATGTCGCCCTTGCGGAAGGCAAAGCGGTTCTCCCCCTCGTAAGGTTCGAGATTGGTGGAGGCGATATCGAAGCCGTCGACCTCCCAGTCGGTTTTGGCGAGAATATTTTCCAGCAGATGTGTGCCGATGAAGCCGTTTACTCCGGTGATGAATAGTTTCATTGCAAAGTCTCCCCTTCCTCTCCGCCCTCGGGCTGGAGCCTCAATATCTCAAGAAGCCCGTCGCCGGTGCCGATGACGGGCGGGTTCTCGCTGACGATCGTATGAGGCTTCGCGCCGCCCTCGATCGGGCGCGCCTTCCATATATAATATTTCTTTCCCGCCAGCTCTGTAAAGGCCCCCGGGAAAGGATGCGTCACCGCACGTATAAGATTATAAATCTCCTCGGCGCTTTTGGACCAGTCTATCTTGCCGTCTTCCGGGCGGCGGCGTCCGAAGCAGGTCGCCGCCGATTCGTCCTGCGGGCGGCGCGGCGCGCTCCCGGCCTCAAGCTCCGGCAGCCGGCGCGCGACTATCTGCCGCGCGGCCTCCGCCACCTTCATGAAGACGTCGTAGGCCGTGTCGGTGAACTCTATCGGCACCGCCTGCCGGTCGACGATGTCGCCGCGGTCGGCCTTTTCCGTCATTACGTGGAGCGTCGCGCCCGTCTCCCTTTCGCCGTTGAGGACGGCCCAGTTGACGCAGGCGCGTCCGCGGTATTTCGGCAGCAGCGCCCCGTGGAGGTTGTAGGCCCCGAGGCGCGGCGCGTCGAGCACCGCCTTCGGTATCAGTGCGCGGTAGTAGAAAGATAAGACGAGCTCCGGCGCGAGGGAATTGAAATATTCGATCTCATCCGCCTCAAGCTTTTTCGGCGTGCGCACGGGGATGCCGTTTTTTTCGGCGATCTCTTTAACGGAGCGGAACCAGATATTCTCGTGAGGGTCGTCCTCGTGCGTGAAGACGGCGGCGACGTTCGCGCCGTCTTTTATCAGCTCTTCAAGGCAGAGGCAGCCGACCTCGCTGTAGGCGAAGATGACGGTCCTAGGCCTGGTCATCGTGCTCGAAGATCTTTCTCACCGAATAACGCGGGCGTTTGCTCACCTCGCGGTAGATGCGGCCGATATACTCGCCGATGATGCCGAGCGAGAAGAGCGTGATGCTGCCGATGACGAACTGGGAGGCCTCGAATGCCTGTTCGAGGAAGAGCTGCCAGGTGCCGACGCCGAGGAAGAGGCGGCGGGCGAACATATAAAAGAGCAGCAGAAAGGAGATCACCGAGAGCAGCATGCCGGCCATCGTCACGAGCTGCAGCGGCACGAGCGAAAAGCTCGTCATCAGGTCGAAATTGAGGCGTATCAGCTGGAAGAGTCCGTACTTGGATTCTCCAAGCTCGCGCTCGCGGTGCGCGACGGGTATCTCTATGGGGTTGACGGCGAACTTCTGCGCGAGCGCGGGGATGAAGGTCGTCGATTCCTGACTGTGGTTGATGATGTCGATGATGCGCCGGTCATAGCCGCGCAGCATGCAGCCGTAGTCGCGTATTTTAAGCTTCGCGATGCGGTTGGTGAGCTTGTTGATGAACTTCGAGGCGACCTTGCGGAAGATCGGGTCCCGGCGGCCGACGCGGTACGTGCCGACGACGTCGTGCCCCTCGTCCATCTGTTTGATGATGTTCGGTATCTCCGAGGGCGGGTTCTGCAGGTCGGCGTCGAGCGTGATGATCTTGCCGCCGCGCGCGTGGTCGAAGCCCGCCATGATCGCCATGTGCTGTCCGAAATTCGCGCCGAGGTCGATCACGCGCATCTCCGGGTGAAGCCGGTAAAAGTCGTAAAGTATCCCCATCGTCGCGTCGCGGCTGCCGTCGTTGATGAAAATCACCTCGAAGCTTCGCCCGAGGTTCTCCATCACGGGCCAAAGCTCCTCGAAGAGCTTGTGCAGCGATTCCTCCTCATTGTAGGCGGGGATGACGATCGAGACCTCAACCGCCTTCGCCGCCTCTAACATCCGCACACCTCTCTTATCGCCGCCGCCGCGTCGCGCGCGTCGCCGTCCGTCATCGCGGGGAAGAGCGGCAGCGAGACGATGCGGTCGGAGACATATTCCGCCTCCGGCAGATCGCCGCGGTCCATGCCCGTCACCTCGCGGTAGCAGGTAAAGAGGTGCAGCGCCTGATAGTGCAGCGCCGTGCCGATGTTGCGCTCCTTCATGCGCGCCATGAATTCGTCGCGGGAGAAGCCGAGACGGTCGATATCGACGAAGGGCGTGAAAATGTGCCACGAATGCTCATACTCCCACGGCGCGCGCCGGGGCAGGATCAGCCCCTTCACGCCGGCGAGCTCGCGCAGGTAGAAGGCGGCCAGCTCCGCGCGGCGGCGGTTGAACTCCGGCAGCTCCCTCATCTGTGAATTGCCGATCGCCGCCTGGATGTCCATCATCGTGTATTTAAGGCCGGGGAAGAAAATGTCATAATTGGCGCTGCCCTTCGCCGCGTAGCGGTTCCAGGCGCCCTTGGACATGCCGTTCTGGCGCAGCACCATGATCTTCTCCGCGAGCTCCTCGTCGCCGGTGCAGATCATGCCGCCCTCGCCCGTGGTGATGTTTTTAGTCGGGTGGAAGCTGAAGACCGACAGCCGCCGCGCGCCGCGGTCCGCGCCGATCCGGCGCCCCTTATATGACGCTCCGAGCGCGTGCGCCGCGTCCTCGACTATCGCGAGGCCGTGCGCCCCGGCGATCGCCTCGATCTTGTCCATATCGCAGGGCATCCCCGCGAAATGGACCGGGATCACCGCCTTCGTCGCCTTCGTCACCGCGCGTTCGATATTTTCCGGCACGATGTCGAGCGTCTCCCTGTCGATATCGGCGAAGACCGGCTTCGCGCCCGTGAAGAGGATCGCGTTCACCGTCGCCGCGAAGGTCATCGGCGTCGTGATCACCTCGTCGCCGGGGCCGAGGCCGAGCGCCATCAGCGCGCAGTGCAGCCCCGCGGTGGCGGAGTTTACCGAGAGCGCGTAGCTCGCGCCCGTATATTTTGCGAAAGTTTCCTCAAAGCGTATCGTCTTCGGTCCCATCGCAAGCCAGCCGCTGCGGATAGAATCCGCGACGTCGGATATCGCCTCTTCGCTGACGCTTGGTTTGGCGAAGGGCAAAAATTCTTTTCTCATTTTGTCGGCTCCTCCCTGTAGAAGAGAATCACATATTTTCCGCGTTCTATCTTTTCCGCCGTTCCCGTGTCGCCGCGGGGGAATAACTCCTCGAAACGGCCTCCATTTTTCACAACCAGTATAAAGCGTTTTTCCCTCGCGTGCCACTGCCGCATAAACTCTTCCTTTGAAAGAAACCAGCCTTCGCCCTCCGGGCGCTTTGAACCGTACTCAAGCGGCTGCTTCGATCCGTACTCAAGCTCGCCCGGGTTCCCG
The window above is part of the Cloacibacillus evryensis DSM 19522 genome. Proteins encoded here:
- a CDS encoding polysaccharide deacetylase family protein; translated protein: MTRLAVKVDVDTLRGYLEGVPRMLALFKKTGIRASIFFSFGPDNSGKAIRRIFRPGFISKMMRTKAPSTYGLKTLMYGTLLPAPLIVPADPGIVRRASEEGHEVGVHAWDHVYVQDCLGKISKEEYLALYKRAEALYREICGRGPAEIAAPGWQVSHAVLEAEQELGLAYASDVRGYAPFMPVFEGVEYGVPQIPTTLPTMDEIYGLPGINDVTIPKAWLDGMDKDWNVLTVHAEMEGISKLTVFENFLNMAKALGVEFRTLGEYAREAPLPRGEIMIGTLTGRAGTLAVQL
- a CDS encoding bifunctional UDP-4-keto-pentose/UDP-xylose synthase; its protein translation is MKLFITGVNGFIGTHLLENILAKTDWEVDGFDIASTNLEPYEGENRFAFRKGDIFKDNEVLEAEVIKADAVIPLAGIAKPAYYIKKPVWTFELDFEQNLKMVRLCAKHGKRIIFPSTSEVYGMSGDAELKEDESPLTTGPIVKMRWIYSCSKQMMDRMIMAYGQEQDLQYTLFRPFNWVGPRLDTFKDAEERQARSVTQMLYDIIYRRKISLVNGGEQRRSFTWIGDGIEGLTAIIRNEGNKADSEIFNIGNPANNYSVKELAELLIDEAKKFPKFREAAEATELEIIPASAYYGKSYDDMQNRLPSVKKMEMKLGWKPKTGMREMLNKTIEWYAENEAR
- a CDS encoding formyltransferase; amino-acid sequence: MTRPRTVIFAYSEVGCLCLEELIKDGANVAAVFTHEDDPHENIWFRSVKEIAEKNGIPVRTPKKLEADEIEYFNSLAPELVLSFYYRALIPKAVLDAPRLGAYNLHGALLPKYRGRACVNWAVLNGERETGATLHVMTEKADRGDIVDRQAVPIEFTDTAYDVFMKVAEAARQIVARRLPELEAGSAPRRPQDESAATCFGRRRPEDGKIDWSKSAEEIYNLIRAVTHPFPGAFTELAGKKYYIWKARPIEGGAKPHTIVSENPPVIGTGDGLLEILRLQPEGGEEGETLQ
- a CDS encoding glycosyltransferase; translation: MLEAAKAVEVSIVIPAYNEEESLHKLFEELWPVMENLGRSFEVIFINDGSRDATMGILYDFYRLHPEMRVIDLGANFGQHMAIMAGFDHARGGKIITLDADLQNPPSEIPNIIKQMDEGHDVVGTYRVGRRDPIFRKVASKFINKLTNRIAKLKIRDYGCMLRGYDRRIIDIINHSQESTTFIPALAQKFAVNPIEIPVAHRERELGESKYGLFQLIRLNFDLMTSFSLVPLQLVTMAGMLLSVISFLLLFYMFARRLFLGVGTWQLFLEQAFEASQFVIGSITLFSLGIIGEYIGRIYREVSKRPRYSVRKIFEHDDQA
- a CDS encoding UDP-glucose dehydrogenase family protein encodes the protein MKICVVGTGYVGLVTGTCFAENGHTVCCVDIDEERIGKLRNGISPIYEPGLDELIERNQREGRLSFSTKIKDGLEGTQLCFIAVGTPPADDGRADLAQVLAAIDDIGSELSHSCYIVVKSTVPVGTGTLLCKRIKSHLRGRGMEKINLEILSNPEFLKEGMAIEDCLHPDRVVIGAASDEARAVMRELYLPFVSEERIIFMDPASAEITKYAANTMLAARISFMNEIAQLCDKVGADVLSVKKGMASDRRIGEYFLNAGCGYGGSCFPKDVKALCYIGEGQGLDMTMASAVSKVNRKQKEQLHIMMRERFGEDMEDIEAAIMGLAFKPQTNDMREAPSIALIRGLLNCGAAVRAYDPIAMDEARKLLPENVGYAGDIESLVDGADCAVIVTEWRQFREADWEKLGKLMKRKIVFDGRNICDPDKMRALGFEYYCIGRNMRPCR
- a CDS encoding DegT/DnrJ/EryC1/StrS family aminotransferase; the encoded protein is MRKEFLPFAKPSVSEEAISDVADSIRSGWLAMGPKTIRFEETFAKYTGASYALSVNSATAGLHCALMALGLGPGDEVITTPMTFAATVNAILFTGAKPVFADIDRETLDIVPENIERAVTKATKAVIPVHFAGMPCDMDKIEAIAGAHGLAIVEDAAHALGASYKGRRIGADRGARRLSVFSFHPTKNITTGEGGMICTGDEELAEKIMVLRQNGMSKGAWNRYAAKGSANYDIFFPGLKYTMMDIQAAIGNSQMRELPEFNRRRAELAAFYLRELAGVKGLILPRRAPWEYEHSWHIFTPFVDIDRLGFSRDEFMARMKERNIGTALHYQALHLFTCYREVTGMDRGDLPEAEYVSDRIVSLPLFPAMTDGDARDAAAAIREVCGC
- a CDS encoding DMT family transporter; protein product: MLDKITLFLILASAGTNALGSTVMKHAYGGDSDMVSSGVVGAFLKIALNPWIVIGLGLFGISFFFMAAALSRAELTLAYPLMSGIVYLLLLAIGFFIFHEKITLMRIGGMAFILAGITMLAIKS